Proteins encoded within one genomic window of Xylophilus sp. GOD-11R:
- a CDS encoding VOC family protein — MTARRNTICLWYDGGALDAASFYAATFADSEVLAVHHAPGDYPAGKEGDVLTVEFTVLGIPCLGLNGGPQFRQTEAFSFQVATDDQAETDRLWDAIVGNGGQESACGWCKDKWGVSWQITPRALTDAIADPDRAAAKRAFDAMMAMGKIDIAGIEAARAGG; from the coding sequence ATGACGGCACGCAGGAACACCATCTGCCTCTGGTACGACGGAGGCGCCCTCGACGCGGCGAGCTTCTACGCCGCCACCTTCGCCGACAGCGAGGTGCTGGCGGTGCACCACGCTCCGGGCGACTACCCGGCCGGCAAGGAGGGAGACGTGCTCACCGTGGAGTTCACCGTGCTCGGCATACCCTGCCTGGGTCTCAATGGCGGTCCGCAGTTTCGGCAGACCGAGGCTTTCTCTTTTCAAGTCGCCACCGACGATCAGGCGGAGACCGATCGGCTGTGGGACGCCATCGTCGGCAACGGGGGGCAGGAGAGCGCTTGCGGGTGGTGCAAGGACAAGTGGGGAGTGTCGTGGCAGATCACGCCTCGTGCTCTCACGGATGCCATTGCGGATCCTGATCGGGCTGCTGCCAAGCGGGCTTTCGACGCGATGATGGCGATGGGCAAGATTGACATCGCCGGGATTGAAGCGGCTCGGGCTGGGGGCTGA